GAAGTCGGCCTCATCCATGTCCGGCACGCCCAATTCGGCATAGTAGGTGATGTTTTCCAACAGCAGCGGGACGGGCAGCCGAGCTTGTAATTCCTTGGCCCGCCCAATGGTGTGCCGAACGGCCTCCCGGGTGAAGGGCAGCGGCAACAGCTCATGCAGGCAGTTGGCATCTACGCTGGTGAAGCAAAGGTGCTCGGAATGCCAGGGTGTTCCGGTGCGCAGGAGGAACTGCCCCAGGCCGCGCAGGTAGTCCTCATCCCAAGCGTCGTAGCCCCCCACGGACATGGCCAGCCCGTGGGTGAGCACGGGGTCGCGGTCCAGGATGGCGCAGGCCAGGCGATGATGACGGCCACCATCGCCCACCACGTTCTCAGGGCAGGTTTCCCAGAAGGGCACGCCGTGGCTTTCCATCCGCGCCACCTGTTCGAGGTGTGGGCGGCGGAGCCCCAGCCCCACGCCAGTGAACCTGTCCTGAGTCATGATCAGCTCCTGACCGCTACTGCTTCTTGTCCTTGCCGCAGCTGCCTTCCTTCTTGTCCTTGCCACAGGATCCGTCCTTCTTGTCCTTGCCGCAGGAACCATCCTTCTTGTCCTTGCCGCAGGAACCGTCCTTCTTCGCCTTCTTGTCCTTGCTTCCGCAAGAGCCCTTGCCACAGGACCCATCCTTGGCCTTGCCGTCCTTCGCCTTGGCGGGAGCCTTGGCATCCTTGGCGTCCTTGTCCTTGCTGTCCTGGGGCATGGAGAAAGAGGCCTCAGCACCGGCGTGGACCGGCGTAGCGCCCACCGTGGCGGGCCCAGCGGCCATGAGGGACCCGGCGGCGAAGAGGGTGGCGGCGCCGATGAGTTTCGTGATCATGAATCCTCCGTGCGGACAGAGCCGCATCTGGAGCCGCACGGCGGCCCCGCATGTGATGGAACAGAACCGGATCTCCCGGAGCGGGTGGATCAAGGTGGTGGCGCTGTTCTTAAACCTTGGGGTGCAGGGCCTCATGCCTTTGTGACATTTTTTTATCTCTATGGCTCGAAGCGGTCATCCGGGCCCGAGCCATTCCTTGCACAAACACGCCTTGCTGGACGCAACCAGGCCACCAAGCCGTAGAGCCCATCCCTCAGAAACCGGGGAATCCATCCCATGACCCACCCCAGCGTGCGCCACCCCGGACCCATCCGGCTCAGAAGGTGGATCACGGCCTCCGACCGGAGGAGCAGCTCACCCTCAGGCCTCTGCACCACCAGGCTGTCCGGCAGGTTCGCCCGTTCGGATTCGGCCACGCACCGCTGGAACGTGCCGCCTCCCAGAGGCGCGAACCGGATGTCCCGCGAACGGTCATGACGCGCCACCAGGCGCACGGTTCGGTCGCAGAGACCACACTCGCCGTCGAAGAAGAGCCTGGTCAGCCCTTGATCAGCACCCACAGCCCCACCGCGATGAAGGCCGTGCCGGCGGCCCACTTGATGGCCGGCTCCGGGATGTATTTGAAGAGCACGCCGCCCACGGCCACGCCAATGGCCGTGGCGCACACCAGGGCCGCGCTGGCCGCGAGGAAGACGGTCCAGATCTGGCCGCTGCGCACCGTGGCGGTCATGGCCGCGAGCTGGGTCTTGTCGCCCACTTCCGCGAGGAAGACGGTGCCGAAGGTGGTCCAAAAGAGGGAGCGATTCATGGGGCCTCGCAGATCATCACAAGGCTTCATGGTACCGGACTGGCATACTGGCCAGATGGCGCTGGATCACTTCGACCTTCCCACGACCTACGTGGACACTCCGGACAAGCTGCAAGCGGCCCTGCCCCAGTGGCACGCGGCCGGTGTGCTGTCCGTGGACATCGAGTGCAGCCTCACGGGCGTTCACCATTGCGTGCTGGCTCTCATGCAGGTGGCCACCCATGACCAGGCCTGGCTGGTGGATCCCATCCCCCTGGGTGATCTCATGCGGCCCGCCCTGCAGGCCATGGCGCAGGTGCCCTGGATCGTCCACGACTTCTCCGGCGACGGCATTGTCTTCAAACGGCTCTACGACGTGGTGCCCGACAGCATCTTCGACACGATGTTGTTATCCCGCGCCCTGGGCTACCCGCAGCCGGGCCTCAAGACCATGGCCAAGCTCAAGCTGGGGCTGGACATTCCCAAGGAGGAGCAGGATTCCAACTGGATGATCAGGCCCCTGCGCGATTCGCAGATCAGCTACGCCAGCCGGGATGCGGCGCTGCTCCTGCCCCTGCTGCGCATCCTCGCCGACGAGTGTGACGCCCACCGCGATCACCCCGAGATCGGCCCCCGCCTCGCCGCCCTGCCCAAGGAGATGCGGCAGCTGCTGAAGCGCGTCAGAGCCTACACGCCGCCTGCCCACGATCCCGTGGTGGAGAAGGTGATGCACCTGGGTGAACTGGCCGTGGATCGGGCGCTGAAGCTCACGGCCCTGCGCTGGGCCTGGGGCAACGAGGGCGATGTCGGCGCCGTCATGGAACTGGGGAACCGTTGGCTCATGGCCCGCCTCTCACACCCGCCGACGACGAAGGAGGCCCTGGAGCGCACCATCTCGAATCCCCGGTTCCGCCGTAAAAGGCTGGACGCGCTTTGGGCCGTCTTCGCCGAGGGCCTCCATGAAACTCAGGAAGACCCCGAATCCTCCGATGCGTTGATCTGGAACAACCCTGGACAGCCATGACCCAACCCACCGAAGCCACTCCCGGTTCGACCCCGGCCCCTGATGAAGGCACCCTCCTGACCTTCCCCAAGGGGTTGGTGGGGTTCCCCCACCTCAGAGCCTTCCGGCTCGTGGAACCCCCGGATGCCTATCCCTTGAAGTTCCTCCAATCCGCCGAGGACGAGAGCGTCTCGTTCGTCTGCATCGACCCCGCCAGCGTGAAAGCGGATTATGAAGTGCCTCTGGGCACCGAGGAGGCCCAGGCCCTTCAGCTGGAGGCCCCCTCCGATGCCATGGTGCTCACCCTGGTGGTGATCCCCGAAGATGCCCGCCACATGACCACCAACCTGGCCGGCCCCCTGGTCATCAACGTGAAACTCCGCATTTGCTTCCAGATCGTCCTCAGCTCGGATAAATACCCGCTGCGGTTTCCGATTCTCGCCCCCATTTGATCTGCTCTGGTAGCCTCGCAAAATGCTTGTAATCACCCGGAAAGCCGAGCAATCCATCGTCATCGGTGGCGAGATCGAGGTGGTCGTCCTCGGCATCTCCAAGGATGGTGTGCGGCTGGGCATCAAGGCACCCCAGAGCGTCCAGGTGCATCGCCGCGAGGTCTTCGATGCCATCGCCGCCGAAAACCGAGCCGCCGCCAAGGCCAAAGTGCCCGTGCAGGATGCCGTCGCCCTCCTCCGAACCGCTCATGTCCGGAAGCCCAGCAGCCGATAGGTCTTGAATGGGAGGGTTTATGGAAGTCAGCGCTGCAGGTTCCGTCGCCCAGTCCCAGGCCCTGGTCCAAGGCCAGGTGGCCGTGAGCGTGCTGAAGAAGTCCCTGGATATCACTGCCGAACAGGGCGCCGAACTGGCCAAGATCCTGGCCAATTCCGCCGGCGTGGGACAGCGGGTCGATCAATACGCCTGAAGGAACGTGGCCCGATCGCCAGGCGCGATGAGGGAGCCCCATACACCTCTTGTCTTGAGGTAAACTAGGGTCCCACCCCACTGCTCCGCAGCTGGCCCTTCCTGGACCCATGATGCGTTTTCGCCTTCTGTGCGCCCCGCTTCTGGCCTGCACACTCCTGCACGCGGGCTATGCAGCGAGGCCCATCCTCCGACCATTCAAGACCAATACCCCACCCGTTTTGGACGGCAGGCTCGATGATCCGGTGTGGGCCCAGGCCCGTTCGGTGACGGATTTCGAGACCTTCATCCCGGAATTCGGCAAGAAGCAGGCGGAGAAAACCATCGCCTACATGGCCTACGACGAGCAGAACCTGTACTTCACCTTCCGCTGCTTCGACGACCAGCCCGACAAGATCAAGGCCACCCTTTCGCGGCGTGACGACATTGCCGCCAGCGACTTTGTCTGCATCAACCTCGACACTTTCAACGACCAGCAATCTCTCTACGCGTTCTACGTGACACCGCTGGGCGTTCAAGGTGACAGCCGCTTCGCCAGCAACAAGGAGGAT
This sequence is a window from Geothrix sp. PMB-07. Protein-coding genes within it:
- a CDS encoding YjfB family protein — encoded protein: MEVSAAGSVAQSQALVQGQVAVSVLKKSLDITAEQGAELAKILANSAGVGQRVDQYA
- the fliW gene encoding flagellar assembly protein FliW — protein: MTQPTEATPGSTPAPDEGTLLTFPKGLVGFPHLRAFRLVEPPDAYPLKFLQSAEDESVSFVCIDPASVKADYEVPLGTEEAQALQLEAPSDAMVLTLVVIPEDARHMTTNLAGPLVINVKLRICFQIVLSSDKYPLRFPILAPI
- a CDS encoding thiol-disulfide oxidoreductase DCC family protein, producing MGADQGLTRLFFDGECGLCDRTVRLVARHDRSRDIRFAPLGGGTFQRCVAESERANLPDSLVVQRPEGELLLRSEAVIHLLSRMGPGWRTLGWVMGWIPRFLRDGLYGLVAWLRPARRVCARNGSGPDDRFEP
- a CDS encoding TMEM165/GDT1 family protein, producing MNRSLFWTTFGTVFLAEVGDKTQLAAMTATVRSGQIWTVFLAASAALVCATAIGVAVGGVLFKYIPEPAIKWAAGTAFIAVGLWVLIKG
- a CDS encoding DUF692 domain-containing protein; this translates as MTQDRFTGVGLGLRRPHLEQVARMESHGVPFWETCPENVVGDGGRHHRLACAILDRDPVLTHGLAMSVGGYDAWDEDYLRGLGQFLLRTGTPWHSEHLCFTSVDANCLHELLPLPFTREAVRHTIGRAKELQARLPVPLLLENITYYAELGVPDMDEADFITAVLEGADVGWLLDVNNVYVNALNFGFDPKEWLSRMPLDRVAQMHIAGHRKFGDLTVDTHGADVIDPVIELMQWTLAKVGRPVPVLLERDNHIPELDTLLAERERIQQAYDRVLVSTEASHG
- the csrA gene encoding carbon storage regulator CsrA; amino-acid sequence: MLVITRKAEQSIVIGGEIEVVVLGISKDGVRLGIKAPQSVQVHRREVFDAIAAENRAAAKAKVPVQDAVALLRTAHVRKPSSR